CAATATCGACAAACTGCTTGGCAACTCCGCCGTGATGCTTAGCCATTACCGTTGTAATAGCAGCTGTCAAGGTTGTTTTCCCGTGGTCAACGTGACCAATCGTTCCTATATTTACGTGCGGCTTATCCCGCTGAAATGTTTCTTTTGCCATAATACTATTAATTAATGATGTTTTAAGATCTTTCTTCTAAAATTTCTTTCTCAACATTATCAGGCACCTGCTCATAATCACTAAATTCCATAGAATATGAAGCACGTCCCTGTGTTACTGAACGAAGATCAGTAGAATAACCAAACATCTCTGATAATGGCACACGAGCGTGAACCACTGAACCCTGCTTGTCGTTATCCATTTTTCCAATTAAACCACGTCGTCCATTCAAGTCGCCAATTACATCTCCCATGTATTCTTCAGGAGTTATAATTTCGACATCCATGATGGGCTCCAATATTTTAGGATCAGCTTTTTTCGCAGAATTTCTAAATGCCATCTTAGCACAAAGCTCAAAGCTAAACTGATCGGAATCAACATCGTGGTAAGAACCATCATAAAGACGAACACCGACGTTTTGCACCGGATAATCCGCCTGAATTCCTGAAGTCATAGCTTCCTTAAATCCTTTTTCAACAGAAGGGATGAACTCAGTTGGAATATTACCACCCTTTATTTCATTGACGAACTTAAAGCCTTCATCAACAGAAACATTGTTGTCTTCCTCATCAAATTCTTCAAAATCGCTCAGAGGACCAATCTCAAACTCCATATCAGCAAACTTCCCGCGACCACCAGACTGCTTTTTATACACTTCGCGGTGCTCAATGCTTCTATTAATTGTTTCACGGTAGGAAACCTGTGGAGCTCCAACATTAGCCTCGACCTTAAACTCACGCTTTAGTCGATCAACAATAATTTCAAGGTGGAGCTCACCCATTCCTGCAATAGTAGTCTGACCTGTCTCCTCATCAGTTTCAACCTGGAATGTAGGATCCTCTTCAGCTAATTTAATAAGTCCCGTTGTAAGCTTTTCAGCATCTGCCTTAGATTTAGGTTCAACAGCAAGCTTAATAACCGGCTCAGGGAATGTAATTTCCTCAAGAATAATAGGATCTTCCATACTACAGAAAGAATCACCAGTACGAACCTCCTTAACACCTACAGCAGCTGCAATGTC
Above is a window of Fodinibius saliphilus DNA encoding:
- a CDS encoding GTP-binding protein, which produces MAKETFQRDKPHVNIGTIGHVDHGKTTLTAAITTVMAKHHGGVAKQFVDI